The following proteins come from a genomic window of Synechococcus sp. NB0720_010:
- a CDS encoding DUF3727 domain-containing protein: MSTDGPSINGTGDVPTVLVRDQSGRQLLCFLEQLIPLDGKDYALLTPVDTPVCLVQIAENENGEDEVIEELSHAEPILSVADVVLQEHDLTLVRSAVTLTVSGDLEEPDPEEYDEDELDGDEDDETDLYEMLIQFRAEDKEYGLFIPLDPFFVVARMENGEGVLVEGEEFERVQPRIEAELEDRELGDD, from the coding sequence ATGAGCACTGACGGCCCCAGCATCAACGGCACCGGTGATGTCCCGACCGTGCTGGTGCGGGACCAGAGCGGGCGCCAGCTGCTCTGCTTCCTTGAGCAACTGATTCCCCTGGACGGCAAGGACTACGCCCTGCTGACCCCCGTCGATACCCCGGTCTGCCTGGTGCAGATCGCCGAAAACGAGAACGGCGAAGACGAGGTCATCGAAGAGCTCAGCCATGCCGAGCCGATCCTCTCGGTGGCCGATGTGGTACTGCAGGAGCACGACCTGACCCTCGTGCGCTCCGCTGTCACCCTGACCGTCAGCGGGGACCTGGAAGAACCCGATCCCGAGGAGTACGACGAGGACGAGCTCGACGGCGATGAGGACGATGAGACCGACCTCTACGAAATGCTGATCCAGTTCCGGGCCGAGGACAAGGAATACGGCCTGTTCATCCCCCTGGATCCCTTCTTTGTCGTGGCCCGCATGGAAAACGGCGAGGGCGTGCTGGTGGAGGGCGAAGAGTTCGAACGTGTTCAGCCCCGGATCGAGGCAGAACTCGAGGACCGCGAGCTCGGTGACGACTGA
- a CDS encoding YqeG family HAD IIIA-type phosphatase translates to MTRLSVSELLQPNLVAAGTLVDLPLHGLLAQGIRALVLDVDRTLLPHRGSSLPEPMEAWLKRAQETVPLHLFSNNPSRARIGGVAERLGVDFTTSAGKPRRSPLRRVLQQLDLPAAQVAMVGDRVFTDVLAGNRLGMYTVLVKPIDATGQPCRHDHWQRFEVKLAQLAGAELS, encoded by the coding sequence GTGACCCGCCTTTCCGTCTCCGAACTGCTGCAGCCCAATCTGGTGGCGGCTGGAACCCTGGTGGACCTTCCCCTGCATGGCCTCCTGGCCCAGGGGATCAGGGCCCTGGTGCTGGATGTGGACCGGACCCTGCTGCCCCACCGGGGCTCCAGCCTCCCCGAACCGATGGAGGCCTGGCTGAAACGGGCGCAGGAGACCGTGCCGCTGCACCTCTTCAGCAACAACCCCTCCCGGGCCCGCATTGGCGGCGTCGCCGAGCGTCTGGGCGTGGACTTCACCACCAGCGCCGGTAAGCCGCGGCGCTCCCCCCTGCGGCGGGTCTTGCAACAGCTCGATCTCCCCGCCGCCCAGGTCGCGATGGTCGGCGATCGGGTGTTCACCGATGTGCTGGCCGGCAACCGACTCGGGATGTACACCGTGCTGGTCAAACCGATTGACGCCACCGGTCAGCCCTGCCGCCATGACCACTGGCAGCGCTTTGAGGTGAAGTTGGCCCAACTGGCTGGAGCGGAGCTCTCCTGA
- the proB gene encoding glutamate 5-kinase, translating into MRRVIKVGTSVLRGSGSRGTEQVINDLAASLCGLWQREEPVVLVTSGAVGLGCQALQLGERPTELEGLQASAAVGQGRLMTLYDQAFAARGRCVAQVLLTRADLASRRRYQNACRTLEQLLSWGVTPVINENDTLATDELRFGDNDTLSALAAVAIQADELVLLTDIDSLYSGDPRSDAGAKPIPEVKSLAEIEALAGVAKGGGRWGTGGMTTKLSAARIATASGIQVRLADGRDPAVLEAVLAGEQLGTLFRPSETPLSSRKGWLAHALLPKGSITVDAGAERALLEQGASLLAVGVRSVDGSFGRREAVRVLGEDGRELARGLSALASDELEGDQGQSGVVIHRDHLVVIASS; encoded by the coding sequence ATGCGCCGGGTTATCAAAGTCGGCACCAGTGTTCTGCGGGGCTCCGGTAGCCGCGGAACCGAGCAGGTGATCAACGACCTAGCCGCCAGCCTCTGCGGCCTCTGGCAACGGGAGGAGCCCGTGGTGCTCGTGACCAGTGGCGCCGTTGGCCTGGGTTGCCAGGCCCTGCAACTGGGCGAGCGACCGACGGAGCTGGAGGGTCTTCAGGCCTCAGCCGCCGTGGGCCAGGGGCGACTGATGACCCTCTACGACCAGGCCTTTGCCGCCCGCGGGCGCTGCGTCGCCCAGGTGCTGCTGACCCGCGCCGATCTGGCCTCCAGGCGCCGCTACCAGAACGCCTGCCGCACCCTGGAGCAGTTGCTCAGCTGGGGCGTCACCCCCGTGATCAACGAGAACGACACCCTGGCGACCGATGAGCTGCGCTTTGGCGATAACGACACCCTCTCCGCCCTGGCGGCGGTGGCGATCCAGGCCGATGAGCTGGTCCTGCTGACCGACATCGACAGCCTCTACTCCGGCGATCCCCGCAGCGATGCCGGCGCCAAGCCAATCCCTGAGGTCAAGTCCCTAGCCGAGATCGAGGCCTTGGCCGGGGTGGCCAAAGGCGGGGGCCGCTGGGGCACCGGCGGGATGACCACCAAGCTCTCGGCCGCGCGCATCGCCACCGCCAGCGGCATTCAGGTGCGCCTGGCCGATGGCCGCGATCCCGCTGTGCTGGAAGCCGTCTTGGCCGGCGAACAACTGGGGACGCTGTTCCGCCCCAGTGAGACCCCCCTGAGCAGCCGCAAGGGTTGGCTGGCCCATGCCCTGCTGCCCAAGGGCAGCATCACCGTGGATGCAGGAGCGGAGCGTGCGCTGCTGGAGCAGGGAGCCTCGCTGCTGGCCGTCGGGGTCCGCAGCGTGGACGGCTCCTTTGGCCGGCGTGAGGCCGTGCGGGTTCTGGGCGAGGACGGGCGGGAGCTCGCCCGGGGCCTCAGCGCCCTAGCGAGCGATGAATTGGAGGGGGATCAGGGCCAGAGCGGAGTGGTCATTCATCGGGATCACCTCGTCGTCATCGCCTCAAGCTGA
- the lpxD gene encoding UDP-3-O-(3-hydroxymyristoyl)glucosamine N-acyltransferase, which translates to MRFSQLLSQLSEVKAAGGIQSLQHHLGEDPELGAAAALDQALSGQISFLEAGNALAAALNASGASAVLLPAKGNECEAAQAEATAKGMAWVALADPRLGFAETLDTLYPRAPKAPGVHPSAVIAPEAVVGMGSHVGANVVIGSDVQIGASCTIHPNVVIYDDVQIGDGCELHAGAVLHPGSRLGRACVVHSNAVVGSEGFGFVPTASGWRKMPQTGLVVLEDAVEVGCGSTIDRPSVGETRIGAGSKIDNLVHIGHGVTTGKGCALAAQVGIAGGAKLGNGVILAGQVGLANKAVMGDRSIASSKSGVHGEVAAGEVVSGYPAIPNRLWLRCSAAFNKLPELGKALRQLEKQVKP; encoded by the coding sequence ATGCGCTTCAGCCAACTGCTCAGCCAACTGAGCGAGGTGAAGGCCGCAGGTGGGATCCAGTCCCTTCAGCACCACCTCGGGGAGGACCCGGAGCTGGGTGCCGCCGCCGCCCTCGACCAGGCCCTCAGCGGTCAGATCAGTTTTCTTGAGGCTGGCAATGCCCTGGCGGCCGCCCTCAATGCCAGCGGCGCCAGCGCCGTGCTGCTGCCCGCCAAGGGCAACGAATGCGAGGCCGCCCAGGCGGAAGCCACGGCCAAGGGCATGGCCTGGGTCGCCCTGGCTGACCCACGGCTGGGTTTTGCCGAGACGCTCGACACCCTCTACCCCCGTGCCCCCAAGGCTCCGGGTGTTCACCCCAGCGCCGTGATTGCACCGGAGGCGGTGGTGGGCATGGGGAGCCATGTCGGCGCCAACGTGGTGATCGGCAGCGACGTGCAAATCGGCGCCTCCTGCACGATCCACCCCAACGTCGTCATCTACGACGACGTGCAGATCGGCGATGGCTGTGAACTGCATGCCGGCGCCGTCCTGCACCCCGGCTCCCGCCTGGGACGCGCCTGCGTGGTGCACTCCAATGCCGTCGTCGGCAGTGAAGGCTTTGGCTTTGTGCCCACCGCCAGCGGCTGGCGCAAGATGCCCCAGACCGGCCTGGTGGTCCTCGAGGATGCCGTTGAGGTGGGCTGCGGCAGCACCATCGATCGCCCCTCCGTCGGCGAAACCCGGATCGGCGCTGGCAGCAAGATCGACAACCTGGTCCACATCGGCCACGGCGTCACCACGGGCAAGGGCTGCGCCCTGGCGGCCCAGGTCGGCATTGCCGGCGGCGCCAAGCTGGGCAACGGCGTGATCCTGGCCGGCCAGGTGGGCCTCGCCAACAAGGCCGTCATGGGCGATCGCTCCATCGCCTCCTCCAAGTCCGGGGTCCACGGGGAAGTGGCCGCCGGTGAGGTCGTCAGCGGCTATCCCGCCATCCCCAACCGCCTCTGGCTGCGC